The following are from one region of the Anaerohalosphaeraceae bacterium genome:
- a CDS encoding isoprenylcysteine carboxylmethyltransferase family protein, with amino-acid sequence MKLRKWRLDFLKLLFVPILFVVVFVRPAWSLDSYRAFFIELLGYLFLLSGLTVRIWCIFYIGGRKTRELIAEGPYSICRNPLYVGTFLLSIGVGLCFENLLMLLLVPAVIIPVHFLTVIMEERHLKERFGTAYLEYQKKVPRFWPRFSAYHSPEYVEVNVKAVRRIALDTIGVLLLPQVEDFLELLHEHNILPVLWHFPS; translated from the coding sequence ATGAAGCTGCGAAAATGGAGATTAGATTTCCTGAAACTCCTTTTTGTGCCGATTCTTTTTGTGGTGGTGTTTGTCCGGCCCGCCTGGTCGCTCGATTCCTATCGGGCTTTTTTTATTGAATTGCTCGGGTATCTGTTTTTGCTGAGCGGTTTGACCGTCCGGATTTGGTGTATTTTTTATATCGGAGGGCGAAAAACCCGAGAACTGATTGCCGAGGGGCCGTATTCAATCTGCCGCAATCCGCTGTATGTGGGGACGTTTCTGCTGTCCATCGGTGTCGGGCTGTGTTTTGAAAATCTTCTGATGCTTTTGCTGGTGCCGGCGGTGATTATTCCGGTTCATTTTCTTACCGTCATCATGGAAGAAAGGCATTTGAAGGAAAGGTTTGGTACGGCTTATCTGGAGTACCAAAAGAAGGTTCCCCGATTCTGGCCCCGTTTTTCCGCCTATCACAGCCCTGAATACGTTGAAGTAAATGTGAAGGCGGTTCGGCGGATTGCCTTGGATACAATCGGCGTCTTGCTGCTGCCGCAGGTGGAAGACTTTTTGGAGCTGCTGCACGAACACAATATTCTGCCGGTTTTGTGGCATTTTCCTTCTTAG